In Blautia wexlerae DSM 19850, a single window of DNA contains:
- the fdhD gene encoding formate dehydrogenase accessory sulfurtransferase FdhD: MKINEQYHNLNLLENVTYEFLGRDGETHEETEPILVEHMMDVYVNERLTMKLVCIPQHLTELVLGRLFTEGIISSTEDVEQIYICEFGKRARVILSKNKSGQSHEENEDYVAPTPTCCTGNRVLNDYFITDQPMTPVTPVPWKKQWIFDLADCFANGTPLHSQTWATHSCFLACDGELLFQCEDIGRHNALDKAIGYALRHNIDLKKCVVYSSGRIPTDMAIKAIRAGIPVLASKASPSAEAVAMAKEYHLTLICAARRDRMKLFTGNNPTE, from the coding sequence ATGAAAATCAACGAACAATACCACAACCTGAATCTGCTCGAGAATGTTACCTATGAGTTTCTGGGTCGTGACGGAGAAACTCATGAAGAAACAGAACCCATTCTTGTGGAACACATGATGGATGTATATGTAAATGAACGCCTGACCATGAAACTAGTCTGTATCCCACAACATCTGACAGAGCTGGTTCTCGGCCGCCTCTTTACAGAAGGTATCATCTCATCTACCGAGGATGTGGAGCAGATCTACATCTGCGAATTCGGCAAACGTGCCCGCGTGATTCTGAGTAAAAATAAATCCGGGCAGTCTCATGAGGAAAATGAAGATTATGTTGCTCCTACTCCGACCTGCTGCACCGGAAATCGTGTTCTTAATGATTATTTTATCACAGATCAGCCAATGACGCCAGTTACACCTGTCCCATGGAAAAAACAGTGGATCTTTGACCTTGCAGACTGTTTCGCCAATGGTACCCCGCTTCACAGCCAGACCTGGGCAACTCACAGCTGTTTTCTTGCCTGTGACGGAGAACTGCTCTTTCAGTGCGAAGATATCGGACGTCATAATGCTCTGGATAAGGCCATCGGTTATGCCCTGCGCCATAATATTGACCTGAAAAAATGCGTGGTTTATTCCAGTGGACGTATCCCTACAGATATGGCGATCAAGGCAATCCGCGCCGGAATACCGGTTCTGGCAAGCAAGGCATCCCCTTCCGCCGAGGCAGTTGCCATGGCCAAAGAATACCACCTTACCCTTATCTGTGCCGCGCGACGTGACCGTATGAAACTCTTTACCGGAAATAATCCGACAGAATAA
- the moaA gene encoding GTP 3',8-cyclase MoaA: MKDKHGRDIDYLRISLTDRCNLRCIYCMPEEGVKSLSHAEILTYDEILRICRCGAELGIRKIKLTGGEPLVRKGCASLAGQIKAIPGIEKVTLTTNGILLEEQLDDLLKAGIDAINISLDTLNPELFKKVARRDDLDKVLKGIEAALTHSGLSLKINSVPVIKEKENFIAVAGLAKKYPIHVRFIEMMPIGYGKQFPFQDEESIKAVLEEAYGSMHAVKERYGNGPCHYYEIAGFKGKIGFISAMTHKFCNQCNRVRLTSEGFMKGCLQYQEGTDLRGLMRGGCTDQELKEAIYQVIWNKPVSHNFYEAKTEQDEIRGMSQIGG, translated from the coding sequence ATGAAAGATAAACATGGAAGAGACATAGATTATCTGAGGATTTCCCTCACAGACAGATGCAATCTGCGGTGCATTTACTGTATGCCGGAGGAAGGCGTGAAATCACTTTCACACGCAGAAATCCTTACATATGACGAGATCCTTCGTATCTGCAGGTGCGGTGCAGAACTGGGGATTCGCAAGATAAAACTGACAGGCGGAGAGCCCCTTGTGCGAAAAGGCTGCGCAAGTCTTGCCGGACAGATCAAGGCAATTCCGGGAATCGAAAAGGTAACACTGACGACAAACGGAATTCTGCTGGAGGAACAGCTGGATGATTTGCTGAAAGCAGGAATTGATGCCATTAATATCAGTCTGGATACGCTTAATCCGGAGTTGTTTAAAAAAGTAGCAAGAAGAGATGACCTTGATAAGGTGTTAAAGGGAATTGAAGCAGCACTTACTCATTCGGGACTGTCACTGAAAATCAACAGTGTACCGGTTATCAAAGAAAAAGAGAACTTCATAGCTGTTGCCGGACTTGCAAAGAAATATCCAATCCATGTGCGGTTTATTGAGATGATGCCTATCGGATATGGAAAACAATTTCCATTTCAGGACGAGGAATCCATTAAAGCGGTATTGGAAGAAGCGTATGGCTCGATGCATGCGGTAAAAGAACGCTATGGAAATGGTCCTTGTCATTATTATGAAATCGCGGGATTTAAGGGGAAAATCGGATTTATCAGTGCCATGACGCATAAATTCTGCAATCAGTGTAATCGTGTGCGCCTGACGTCAGAAGGATTTATGAAAGGATGCCTCCAGTATCAGGAAGGCACAGACCTTAGAGGGTTAATGCGCGGCGGATGCACAGATCAGGAACTGAAAGAGGCAATTTACCAGGTAATCTGGAATAAACCGGTCAGCCATAATTTTTACGAAGCAAAGACAGAGCAGGATGAGATTCGCGGAATGTCGCAGATTGGCGGATGA
- a CDS encoding type III toxin-antitoxin system ToxN/AbiQ family toxin: protein MNWYVVDKKYINYLTQFDSHVGYVEYGERLKLHVGILLTVGDFHYYVPISSAKPKHQKMSNSLDFHKLQDESTRYLYAVLNINNMIPVPDSCLTQLKYNQVDNFRSFKNPKEKTDYIYLLQKEKAMIDNIEKTLQNKALKLYQKCISKPDSSLATRCCNFKLLEEKCNLYPHT, encoded by the coding sequence ATGAATTGGTATGTTGTCGATAAAAAATACATAAACTATCTGACACAGTTTGATTCTCATGTAGGATATGTAGAATATGGAGAACGTTTAAAACTCCATGTAGGAATTCTCCTCACAGTCGGAGATTTTCATTATTATGTTCCTATCTCTTCTGCAAAGCCCAAACATCAAAAGATGTCAAACAGTCTGGACTTTCACAAACTTCAAGATGAATCTACGCGATATCTTTATGCCGTATTAAATATCAATAACATGATTCCCGTTCCAGATAGCTGTCTTACTCAATTAAAATACAATCAAGTTGATAATTTTCGTTCCTTTAAAAACCCCAAAGAAAAAACTGATTATATTTACCTTCTTCAAAAAGAGAAAGCCATGATTGACAATATTGAAAAAACTTTACAAAACAAAGCTTTGAAATTATATCAAAAATGTATCTCTAAACCGGATTCTTCCCTCGCTACAAGATGTTGTAATTTTAAATTATTGGAAGAAAAATGTAATTTGTATCCACATACATAA
- the mobA gene encoding molybdenum cofactor guanylyltransferase → MRKKEISMIILAGGASSRMGRDKSDLTIDGKTFLEMQIEKGEKLGISDILLSGYHGENKYKYPIIPDRFPGKGPLGGLEACFRKAKNPYCLVLGVDVPLVPAEELAALIRQSLHSDAKAVILSHGGHDEPLMGVYCTDLADAMLEEITERKGAVFAFLRKNGYECYESQAAAWYFSNINDSETYKEIAGNHFRFNWKTVMRVDRNV, encoded by the coding sequence ATGCGAAAGAAAGAAATTTCTATGATTATTCTTGCTGGCGGTGCCAGCAGCCGCATGGGACGGGACAAATCAGATCTGACGATAGATGGGAAGACATTTCTTGAGATGCAGATAGAAAAGGGGGAAAAGCTTGGAATCAGTGATATTCTTCTGTCTGGCTATCATGGTGAAAATAAATATAAATATCCCATTATACCAGACCGCTTCCCGGGAAAAGGTCCGTTGGGAGGGCTGGAAGCCTGTTTTCGTAAAGCAAAGAATCCATATTGCTTGGTACTTGGTGTAGATGTTCCTCTGGTTCCGGCAGAGGAACTGGCTGCACTGATTCGCCAATCTCTGCATTCAGATGCAAAAGCAGTGATACTGAGCCACGGCGGGCATGATGAACCTCTTATGGGAGTATACTGTACAGACCTGGCAGATGCCATGCTTGAAGAAATCACAGAGCGGAAAGGCGCAGTCTTTGCTTTTCTGCGGAAAAATGGATACGAATGCTACGAAAGCCAGGCTGCGGCCTGGTATTTTTCCAATATCAATGATTCGGAAACATATAAAGAAATAGCGGGAAATCATTTTAGATTCAATTGGAAAACTGTGATGAGAGTCGACAGAAACGTTTGA
- a CDS encoding CPBP family intramembrane metalloprotease, with protein sequence MAEYKNWYLARGSGMKDERKKLKLIILQCIAVITANFITIWYFEELFFRGFWYVIFASFILTFIYIIRSFCCLRKIRVFWFAAIPVFLFGIYLAFLFNDGIKKLNFQVYKEKRTEIVQMVQNNQIKIRKDMELIELPEDYKKCSSGGEAVVRKNNGSYTVGFWYTQGFLDSGFSLFAYSNDDSRTDVIQMVKEYGGIEYEINLSEKEKGWYYVMAKVGE encoded by the coding sequence ATGGCTGAGTATAAGAATTGGTATTTGGCTAGAGGATCGGGAATGAAGGATGAGAGAAAAAAATTAAAATTAATTATATTACAATGCATAGCTGTGATAACTGCAAATTTTATTACAATCTGGTATTTCGAAGAACTTTTTTTCAGGGGATTTTGGTATGTTATTTTTGCATCATTTATTTTAACTTTTATATATATCATACGGAGTTTTTGCTGTTTGAGAAAGATTCGTGTATTTTGGTTTGCGGCAATACCAGTTTTTCTATTTGGAATATATCTGGCATTTTTGTTTAATGATGGAATAAAAAAATTAAACTTTCAGGTATATAAGGAAAAAAGGACTGAAATTGTTCAGATGGTACAGAATAACCAGATAAAAATAAGGAAAGATATGGAATTAATCGAACTACCAGAAGATTATAAAAAATGTTCTTCAGGTGGAGAAGCTGTAGTCCGGAAAAATAATGGCAGTTATACAGTGGGATTCTGGTATACACAAGGCTTTTTGGACAGTGGATTTTCTTTATTTGCCTATAGTAATGATGACAGTCGGACAGATGTGATTCAGATGGTAAAAGAATATGGAGGAATAGAATATGAAATTAATCTGTCTGAGAAAGAAAAGGGCTGGTATTATGTTATGGCAAAAGTCGGTGAGTAA
- a CDS encoding phage holin family protein, which produces MKYRIITLIGLDGSTLAVCFGGWDKFLQTLLLFMAIDWFTGGILLPAVFGKSPKSENGALESRAGWKGLCRKGMTLLYVLIAARLDALMGTEHLRDKDSCCTT; this is translated from the coding sequence ATGAAATACAGAATAATTACATTAATTGGTCTTGACGGAAGTACTCTGGCAGTGTGTTTTGGAGGCTGGGATAAATTCCTGCAGACATTGCTTTTGTTTATGGCAATCGACTGGTTTACAGGAGGAATCCTTCTTCCAGCAGTATTTGGAAAAAGTCCGAAATCTGAAAATGGTGCACTGGAAAGCAGAGCAGGCTGGAAAGGGTTGTGCAGAAAAGGCATGACATTGTTGTATGTTCTCATTGCTGCCCGTCTGGATGCATTGATGGGAACAGAACATCTGAGAGATAAGGACAGTTGCTGTACAACTTAA
- a CDS encoding RHS repeat domain-containing protein — translation MTGTYDSAWKDKLLSWDGTAMTYDAIGNMLTRGGTTYTWTQGRRLSGVENGKSIKYLYDHTGARVKKTVDNTVTEYQWAGDLFLSEKTDGRIIWYCYDSQANLISVTIKGITYFYVRNVQGDIIALVDADGKVVVKYTYDSWGKVVAVTGELADTVGVQNPFRYKGYYYDNETGMYYLKSRYYDAEIKRFICADGYFSTGVGKHDCNMFLYCNNNPIMNVDVNGYSFISFVKKSISFVKDIVGAVSKGISISGGSAVAIATSDGPSPVMDFVAAGIVLGFSIYEYYKDKIHDNTQTKILSLPRNKKDVVIYRYGGTNPGNLTPSQKDSDTGLSFSTIPPRMGGKAAVTTINTLNKTGIVYAYQDKLTHVSVVPVGVSIQTWINAGSGSIWTQAVKSVVVKWDGGN, via the coding sequence ATGACAGGAACTTATGACAGTGCATGGAAGGATAAACTCCTGAGCTGGGATGGCACAGCAATGACTTATGATGCCATTGGAAACATGCTTACCAGAGGAGGAACAACTTATACCTGGACACAGGGACGCAGGCTTTCCGGTGTAGAAAATGGAAAGAGCATTAAATATCTTTACGACCACACAGGTGCCAGAGTGAAAAAAACAGTAGACAATACAGTGACTGAATATCAGTGGGCAGGAGATCTTTTCCTTTCTGAGAAAACTGACGGAAGAATCATCTGGTACTGTTATGACTCCCAGGCCAATCTGATTTCTGTTACTATCAAGGGAATCACCTATTTTTATGTACGAAATGTACAGGGTGACATCATTGCCCTTGTTGACGCAGATGGAAAAGTGGTAGTAAAATATACTTATGACAGCTGGGGAAAAGTGGTAGCTGTTACTGGTGAGCTGGCAGACACAGTAGGTGTTCAGAATCCATTCCGCTATAAGGGATATTATTATGATAATGAAACAGGTATGTATTATCTGAAAAGTAGATATTATGATGCGGAAATTAAAAGATTTATTTGCGCAGATGGATATTTTTCTACTGGAGTAGGAAAACATGATTGTAATATGTTTTTGTATTGTAATAATAATCCGATTATGAATGTTGATGTTAACGGATATTCATTTATATCGTTTGTAAAAAAATCAATATCATTTGTAAAGGATATTGTCGGTGCGGTAAGTAAAGGCATTTCGATATCTGGAGGCTCTGCGGTTGCTATTGCGACATCAGATGGACCATCTCCAGTAATGGATTTTGTAGCAGCCGGAATTGTATTAGGTTTTAGTATTTATGAATATTATAAGGATAAAATTCACGATAATACACAAACAAAGATTTTAAGTTTGCCTAGAAATAAAAAAGATGTTGTTATTTATAGGTATGGAGGAACGAATCCTGGAAATTTAACGCCTTCTCAGAAAGATTCAGATACAGGCTTATCGTTCTCAACAATTCCACCTAGGATGGGAGGAAAAGCAGCTGTTACAACAATTAATACATTAAATAAGACAGGGATAGTTTATGCATATCAGGACAAATTAACACATGTTAGTGTGGTGCCAGTAGGAGTAAGTATTCAAACATGGATAAATGCAGGGAGTGGTTCAATTTGGACTCAAGCGGTAAAGAGTGTTGTAGTAAAATGGGATGGAGGAAACTAA